From one Papio anubis isolate 15944 chromosome 12, Panubis1.0, whole genome shotgun sequence genomic stretch:
- the TMEM151A gene encoding transmembrane protein 151A: MPEDGAGDGGEVPALIPDGEPLREEQRPLKQSLGSSLCRESHWKCLLLTLLIHACGAVVAWCRLATVPRLVLGPEAALARGAGGPPPTYPASPCSDGYLYIPLAFVSLLYLLYLAECWHCHVRSCQAPRTDAHTVLALIRRLQQAPPCVWWKATSYHYVRRTRQITRYRNGDAYTTTQVYHERADSRTARGEFDYSAHGVRDVSKELVGLAEHAATRLRFTKCFSFGSAEAEASYLTQRARFFSANEGLDDYLEAREGMHLKDVDFRESLMVFADPRSPPWYARAWVFWLVSAATLSWPLRVVAAYGTAHVHYQVEKLFGASSPPPGAVPSGPPLSRVATVDFTELEWHICSNRQLVPSYSEAVVMGAGSGAYLRGCQRCRRSVSSNSLPPARPSGPRLPFSRSRLSLGAGGRATPGVFRSLSGGPLGRRGEDTEPLESPPCYEDALYFPVLIVHGDSGCQGDGQGAL, encoded by the exons ATGCCCGAGGACGGCGCTGGCGACGGCGGGGAGGTGCCCGCGCTCATCCCGGACGGCGAGCCGCTGCGGGAAGAG CAACGGCCCCTGAAACAGTCCCTGGGAAGCTCCCTGTGCCGCGAGTCGCACTGGAAGTGCCTGCTCCTCACGCTGCTCATCCACGCCTGCGGGGCCGTGGTGGCCTGGTGTCGCCTGGCCACAGTGCCTCGGCTGGTCCTGGGGCCCGAGGCTGCCTTGGCCCGGGGAGCCGGTGGCCCACCACCCACCTACCCGGCCAGCCCCTGCTCCGATGGCTACCTGTACATCCCGCTGGCCTTCGTCTCCCTGCTCTACCTCCTCTACTTGGCCGAGTGCTGGCACTGTCACGTGCGGTCCTGCCAGGCGCCACGCACCGACGCCCACACGGTGCTGGCGCTGATCCGCCGGCTGCAGCAGGCGCCGCCGTGCGTCTGGTGGAAGGCCACCAGCTACCACTACGTGCGGCGCACCCGCCAGATCACACGCTACCGCAACGGCGACGCCTACACCACCACGCAGGTGTACCATGAGCGCGCCGACAGCCGCACGGCCCGCGGCGAGTTTGACTACTCGGCTCACGGCGTCCGCGACGTCTCCAAGGAGCTGGTGGGGCTGGCGGAGCACGCGGCCACGCGGCTGCGCTTCACCAAGTGCTTCAGCTTCGGCAGCGCGGAGGCCGAGGCCTCGTACCTCACGCAGCGGGCGCGCTTCTTCAGCGCCAACGAGGGCCTGGACGACTACCTGGAGGCGCGCGAGGGCATGCACCTGAAGGACGTGGACTTCCGCGAGTCGCTCATGGTCTTCGCCGACCCCCGCAGCCCGCCCTGGTACGCGCGCGCCTGGGTCTTCTGGCTTGTGTCGGCGGCCACGCTGTCGTGGCCCCTGCGCGTCGTGGCCGCCTATGGAACGGCCCACGTGCACTACCAGGTGGAGAAGCTCTTCGGCGCCAGCTCGCCCCCGCCCGGGGCCGTGCCCAGCGGGCCCCCGCTGTCCCGCGTGGCCACAGTGGACTTCACTGAGCTCGAGTGGCACATCTGCTCCAACCGGCAGTTGGtgcccagctactcggaggccgTGGTCATGGGCGCGGGCTCGGGCGCCTACCTCAGAGGCTGCCAGCGCTGCCGTCGCTCCGTCAGCAGCAACTCGCTGCCCCCCGCCCGGCCCAGCGGGCCCCGTCTGCCCTTCAGCCGCAGCCGCCTCTCACTGGGCGCTGGGGGCCGGGCCACGCCAGGGGTCTTCCGCAGCCTGAGCGGGGGGCCCCTGGGGCGCCGTGGAGAGGACACAGAACCCCTCGAGAGCCCGCCCTGCTATGAGGACGCCCTCTACTTCCCGGTGCTCATTGTCCACGGAGACAGCGGCTGCCAGGGGGATGGGCAGGGTGCGCTCTGA